One window of Candidatus Tokpelaia hoelldoblerii genomic DNA carries:
- the fliQ gene encoding Flagellar biosynthetic protein FliQ (bhsal02470) — MNETDAIELVTSAIWTVLMASGPAVFSAMTVGICIALFQALTQIQEMTLTFIPKIVVIFVVLAFSAPFVGGQIYTFTQYVYGRIESGF; from the coding sequence ATGAATGAAACTGACGCCATAGAACTGGTGACATCGGCCATCTGGACGGTGTTGATGGCGAGCGGGCCGGCGGTTTTCTCTGCCATGACAGTCGGTATCTGTATTGCGTTGTTTCAGGCTTTGACGCAAATTCAGGAAATGACGCTGACCTTCATTCCAAAAATTGTGGTGATTTTTGTTGTGCTGGCTTTCTCCGCGCCTTTTGTCGGCGGCCAGATTTATACTTTTACCCAATATGTTTACGGGCGGATTGAAAGCGGCTTTTAA
- a CDS encoding YbaB/EbfC DNA-binding family protein (bhsal02480): MRDMMGMMKKAKEMQARMQKMQEEIADMEVTAQSGGGLVSVTLNGQGQIKAITIDPSLVKPEEAEIIEDLIMAAHNEAKAKIETAIAEKTQEMTAGLPIPPGFKLPF; the protein is encoded by the coding sequence ATGCGCGATATGATGGGCATGATGAAAAAGGCCAAAGAAATGCAGGCCAGAATGCAGAAAATGCAGGAAGAGATTGCCGATATGGAAGTCACCGCTCAGTCAGGCGGCGGGCTGGTGAGCGTAACGCTCAATGGCCAGGGACAGATCAAGGCAATCACAATCGACCCTTCGCTTGTCAAACCGGAAGAAGCGGAAATTATTGAAGACCTGATTATGGCCGCCCATAATGAGGCAAAGGCAAAAATTGAAACCGCCATTGCTGAAAAAACCCAGGAAATGACCGCGGGCCTGCCGATTCCACCCGGTTTCAAATTGCCGTTTTAA